In Geopsychrobacter electrodiphilus DSM 16401, a single window of DNA contains:
- the nusG gene encoding transcription termination/antitermination protein NusG, translating into MTMKWYGVHTYSGYENKVKLSLEERIRSMGVEDQFEEILIPAETVVEMRKGERRTSTRKFFPGYILVRMELNDETWHVVTGTSKVTGFVGGGLNPPAIPDEEVKKITNRMEEGVEKPKPKVLFDVGETVRVVDGPFLNFTGVVEDVRPERGTLKVMVSIFGRGTPVELEFIQVEKTS; encoded by the coding sequence ATGACCATGAAATGGTACGGCGTGCATACCTACTCCGGGTATGAGAACAAGGTTAAACTCAGTCTTGAAGAGCGGATTCGTTCGATGGGGGTTGAGGATCAGTTTGAAGAAATTCTGATCCCGGCAGAGACTGTGGTCGAGATGCGCAAAGGGGAACGTCGAACCTCTACGCGTAAATTTTTTCCGGGTTATATTCTGGTAAGAATGGAACTGAACGACGAGACCTGGCATGTGGTGACTGGTACTTCCAAGGTTACTGGCTTTGTCGGAGGTGGATTGAATCCTCCAGCGATACCTGATGAGGAAGTGAAGAAAATCACCAATCGGATGGAAGAAGGTGTCGAGAAGCCGAAGCCAAAGGTCTTGTTCGACGTGGGTGAAACCGTGCGGGTGGTTGATGGGCCATTTCTTAACTTCACTGGTGTGGTTGAGGATGTTCGCCCTGAGCGCGGGACCCTCAAGGTTATGGTCAGTATCTTCG
- the secE gene encoding preprotein translocase subunit SecE: MIGKINDFLANVKMELKKVTWPTRKDTYASSLVVLMLVLVSAVFLGGVDLILSRLVRMILG, translated from the coding sequence ATGATTGGAAAAATCAACGATTTTTTAGCCAACGTTAAGATGGAGTTGAAAAAGGTAACCTGGCCGACTCGCAAGGATACTTATGCTTCTTCGCTGGTCGTTTTAATGCTGGTCCTGGTTTCTGCGGTCTTTCTCGGTGGGGTCGACTTGATCCTGTCGCGTTTGGTGCGCATGATTCTTGGTTAA
- the rpmG gene encoding 50S ribosomal protein L33, giving the protein MRDIVTLACTECKQRNYTTTKNKRNTPDKLEFSKYCRFCRKHTPHRETK; this is encoded by the coding sequence ATGCGTGATATCGTCACTTTGGCTTGCACCGAGTGTAAGCAACGTAATTATACGACGACAAAAAACAAACGGAACACTCCGGACAAACTTGAGTTCAGTAAGTATTGTCGTTTTTGCCGGAAGCACACTCCGCACCGGGAGACCAAGTAA
- the tuf gene encoding elongation factor Tu has product MAKAKYERVKPHVNIGTIGHVDHGKTTLTAAITKVLCEKSGEGTFKAFDQIDNAPEERERGITIATAHVEYETENRHYAHVDCPGHADYVKNMITGAAQMDGAILVVSAADGPMPQTREHILLARQVGVPAMVVFLNKADMVDDEELLELVDMEIRELLSSYDFPGDDIPIIAGSALAALEGRDDEIGRDKVLELMAAVDAYIAEPERAIDKPFLMPVEDVFSISGRGTVATGRVERGIVKVQDEISIVGMKDTQKTVVTGIEMFRKLLDQGQAGDNCGILLRGVKREDIERGQVLAKPGSITPHTKFKAECYILTKEEGGRHTPFFKGYRPQFYFRTTDVTGVVTLPEGTEMVMPGDNIAVVVDLITPIAMDKELRFAIREGGRTVGAGVVSEVIE; this is encoded by the coding sequence ATGGCTAAAGCAAAATACGAGAGGGTCAAACCGCACGTCAATATCGGGACCATCGGTCACGTTGACCACGGTAAGACAACTCTGACCGCCGCTATTACTAAAGTTCTGTGCGAGAAGTCGGGTGAAGGCACATTCAAGGCCTTTGACCAGATTGATAATGCGCCTGAAGAGCGCGAGCGCGGCATTACTATCGCCACCGCTCACGTCGAGTATGAAACCGAAAATCGCCACTATGCTCATGTTGACTGCCCCGGCCACGCCGATTATGTCAAGAATATGATCACTGGTGCGGCACAGATGGACGGCGCCATTCTCGTTGTTTCGGCCGCCGACGGTCCGATGCCCCAGACACGTGAGCATATTCTGCTTGCCCGTCAGGTTGGTGTCCCTGCTATGGTGGTATTCCTCAACAAGGCCGACATGGTTGACGATGAGGAGCTGCTTGAGCTGGTCGACATGGAGATTCGCGAGCTGCTCTCCAGTTACGATTTCCCGGGCGACGATATCCCGATCATTGCAGGTTCGGCTTTGGCTGCCCTTGAAGGTCGCGATGATGAAATCGGCAGAGACAAGGTTCTTGAACTGATGGCAGCCGTCGATGCGTATATCGCTGAACCTGAGCGCGCCATCGACAAGCCCTTCCTGATGCCGGTCGAAGACGTCTTCTCGATCTCCGGTCGTGGTACAGTTGCAACCGGTCGTGTCGAGCGCGGTATTGTCAAAGTGCAGGATGAGATTTCGATCGTCGGCATGAAGGACACCCAGAAGACAGTCGTTACCGGAATCGAGATGTTCCGTAAGCTGCTTGATCAGGGTCAGGCTGGAGACAACTGCGGTATTCTTCTGCGCGGCGTCAAGCGTGAAGATATCGAGCGCGGCCAGGTTCTGGCCAAGCCCGGCAGCATTACCCCGCACACCAAATTCAAGGCGGAGTGCTACATCCTGACCAAGGAAGAGGGTGGTCGTCATACCCCGTTCTTCAAGGGATACCGTCCTCAGTTTTATTTCCGTACCACCGACGTGACCGGGGTTGTGACCCTTCCCGAAGGCACCGAGATGGTAATGCCAGGCGACAATATCGCCGTTGTTGTAGACCTGATCACCCCGATCGCCATGGATAAAGAGCTGCGTTTCGCAATCCGCGAAGGTGGCCGTACCGTTGGTGCTGGTGTTGTCAGCGAAGTCATCGAGTAA
- the rlmB gene encoding 23S rRNA (guanosine(2251)-2'-O)-methyltransferase RlmB, which translates to MNFDLIHGINPVAEALLSGTRKPLELILPSGRLAPRLEQLREQAEGQAIKIRLMTKPELDRLAGHNRHQQVLLKLPPFVYAELDQLLDHWRSSGRSAFFLVLDGVTDPHNLGAILRSAEVAGCHGVVVAKDRSCPVTPVVEKTAAGALSHLLLCQVVNLSRTLEELKKLGIWCYGLAGDAGSQNLFAADLSGNLALIVGSEGKGLRPNVRNHCDGLLAIPMAGQVNSLNASVAASVAMFEVVRQAG; encoded by the coding sequence ATGAATTTCGATCTGATCCACGGGATAAATCCGGTCGCGGAAGCATTGCTCTCCGGCACACGTAAACCCCTTGAACTGATACTACCTTCGGGCCGCTTGGCTCCTCGGCTCGAGCAGTTGCGCGAGCAGGCCGAGGGCCAGGCAATCAAGATTAGACTGATGACCAAACCTGAGCTTGATCGTCTGGCCGGGCATAATCGACATCAGCAAGTCCTGCTTAAACTCCCCCCCTTTGTCTATGCAGAGCTGGATCAGTTGCTTGATCATTGGCGGAGTAGCGGCCGCAGTGCCTTCTTTCTGGTGTTGGATGGTGTTACAGATCCGCATAATCTGGGTGCGATCCTGCGTAGTGCCGAAGTAGCAGGCTGTCATGGGGTGGTCGTGGCCAAGGATCGCAGTTGCCCGGTAACGCCAGTAGTTGAAAAGACGGCTGCCGGGGCTCTCAGCCATTTATTGCTGTGCCAGGTCGTTAACCTCTCGCGAACCCTCGAAGAGTTGAAAAAACTCGGTATCTGGTGTTATGGCCTGGCCGGAGATGCGGGTTCGCAGAATCTGTTTGCGGCGGATCTGAGCGGCAACCTGGCTTTGATTGTCGGCAGCGAAGGGAAGGGCCTGCGACCCAACGTCCGGAATCACTGTGACGGTTTGTTGGCAATTCCGATGGCAGGACAGGTCAACTCACTAAATGCGTCCGTGGCCGCATCTGTTGCCATGTTTGAGGTCGTTCGGCAGGCGGGCTGA
- the pyrF gene encoding orotidine-5'-phosphate decarboxylase, with translation MLNEARKRLIFALDVDSFDKAQAWVELLREQVGLFKVGKQLFTRCGPQVVEMIRELGSDVFLDLKYHDIPNTVAKAGVEACRLGVGMFNVHALGGLEMMQQTVAEVDAWCRDAGQTRPLMLAVTILTSSTEETLRGVGIDRPVTEMVPKLAKLARDAGFDGVVASPQEVGLIREVCGDGFAIVTPGVRPAFASLDDQKRVTTPATAIAAGASHLVIGRPISAAVDPVEAARLILGEIADALNR, from the coding sequence ATGTTGAATGAAGCGCGCAAGCGTCTGATTTTTGCTCTGGATGTTGACAGCTTTGACAAGGCACAAGCCTGGGTAGAGCTGCTGCGTGAACAAGTCGGACTCTTCAAGGTTGGCAAACAGCTCTTTACCCGCTGTGGTCCGCAGGTGGTCGAAATGATTCGTGAACTGGGCTCAGATGTGTTTCTCGATCTTAAATATCATGACATCCCCAACACCGTAGCCAAGGCTGGGGTTGAGGCCTGTCGGCTGGGGGTCGGCATGTTTAATGTTCACGCCCTGGGTGGCCTGGAGATGATGCAGCAGACCGTGGCAGAGGTTGACGCCTGGTGTCGAGATGCCGGGCAGACCCGCCCCCTGATGCTGGCGGTGACGATTCTGACATCATCGACAGAGGAGACCTTGCGCGGTGTTGGGATCGATCGTCCGGTGACGGAGATGGTGCCGAAACTTGCGAAACTCGCCAGGGATGCCGGTTTTGACGGAGTTGTCGCCTCACCTCAGGAGGTGGGTTTGATTCGTGAGGTCTGTGGCGACGGGTTCGCCATTGTTACTCCGGGGGTCCGACCGGCCTTTGCGTCGCTCGATGACCAGAAGCGCGTTACCACGCCTGCCACGGCTATTGCCGCCGGTGCCAGTCATCTGGTGATTGGACGGCCGATCTCGGCGGCGGTAGATCCGGTCGAAGCGGCCCGCCTTATCCTGGGCGAAATTGCTGACGCCCTAAATCGATGA
- a CDS encoding DUF4388 domain-containing protein has protein sequence MDKFYIDKSGRLVLNPGIHELLGDEPLVNLSCSRRHLLLGREDDEQVVLAGFLGDMVIPDLLSFFNMFRKTGILHFDLPAGEKSLYFQNGEIVFATSNFPKEDLGELLFATGKVERAALQQARDIAQGRTTLGRVLVESGAVSPKDLWLMVRTQVEGIVYQLFTAETGSFSYRAKALDSEQIIRLSMSTQNIIMEGLRRQDEGALFMRKIISLAHFPKGTDRLPADLSQDEKKFYTYARPGQVTAQDLFRKCGMREFDGMRVLYALLEKRMLTMEEQAATEIGGDLGQVLMIYNSVLKAIYGRVIKKFDGFSEEISHFLRELPQPYSFVLRDVQLNDDGTLDGHRVVQNLAGLEEGDKKKLLADALGELVYMESMAVRRELESSAAQSLIARVQEISNRVKALVGRSD, from the coding sequence ATGGATAAATTCTATATCGATAAGTCAGGGCGGCTTGTGCTGAACCCTGGGATTCACGAGCTCCTCGGAGATGAGCCGCTGGTGAATCTCTCCTGCTCACGGCGCCACCTGCTGCTCGGTCGAGAAGATGACGAACAGGTTGTGTTGGCCGGCTTCCTGGGCGATATGGTCATCCCGGATTTGCTCTCCTTTTTCAATATGTTCCGTAAGACCGGCATCCTTCATTTCGATCTGCCTGCAGGTGAAAAATCTCTCTATTTTCAGAACGGTGAGATTGTTTTCGCTACCAGCAATTTCCCCAAGGAGGACCTGGGAGAACTGCTCTTTGCCACCGGAAAGGTCGAACGCGCTGCCTTGCAGCAAGCCCGCGATATTGCACAGGGCCGCACGACTCTTGGCCGGGTTCTGGTTGAAAGTGGTGCCGTTTCCCCCAAAGATCTGTGGTTGATGGTACGGACTCAGGTCGAGGGGATTGTTTATCAGTTGTTTACCGCAGAGACCGGGAGCTTCTCTTATCGTGCCAAGGCTCTCGACAGCGAACAGATCATTCGCCTGTCAATGAGCACCCAGAATATCATCATGGAAGGGCTCCGCCGCCAGGATGAGGGGGCGCTCTTCATGCGCAAGATTATCTCGCTCGCGCACTTTCCTAAGGGGACCGACCGACTGCCGGCGGATCTTTCACAGGACGAAAAGAAGTTTTATACCTACGCGCGGCCAGGACAGGTGACGGCGCAGGACCTTTTTCGTAAGTGTGGCATGCGCGAGTTCGATGGCATGCGCGTGCTCTACGCCCTGCTCGAAAAGCGGATGCTCACCATGGAAGAGCAGGCGGCGACTGAAATCGGCGGAGATCTTGGTCAGGTGTTGATGATCTATAATAGTGTGCTCAAGGCCATCTATGGGCGGGTCATAAAGAAGTTTGATGGCTTCTCCGAAGAGATCAGTCATTTTCTGCGCGAATTGCCGCAGCCTTACTCTTTTGTGCTGCGTGATGTTCAGCTGAATGATGACGGAACCCTTGATGGGCACCGGGTGGTGCAGAACCTTGCCGGACTCGAAGAGGGGGATAAGAAGAAGCTGCTTGCTGACGCCTTGGGTGAGTTGGTCTATATGGAATCTATGGCCGTGCGGCGCGAACTTGAATCGTCCGCAGCACAAAGCCTGATCGCCCGCGTTCAGGAGATCAGTAATCGGGTTAAAGCTCTGGTTGGGAGAAGTGATTGA
- a CDS encoding proline--tRNA ligase, translated as MRYSQYLLPTLKESPADAEIISHQLMTRAGMIRKVAAGIYSYMPFGLRAIRKVEQIVREEMNSAGAIECLMPMANPAELWRESGRWEKYGKELLRFKDRKETEFCMGPTHEEVITDIVRNVVKSYRQLPLNLYQIQTKFRDEIRPRFGLMRGREFIMKDAYSFDLEEADADKAYEKMYQAYRRIFKRCGLNFRAVEADSGAIGGSFSHEFMVLAEAGEDGIVSCDSCEYAANIEKAEIRVTDSLAAAPTMALEKVSTPGQKSIDEVAAFLKLPTAKLLKTLIVQTSNEELIAVLLRGDHELNEIKLLNLLGGDWVLLAEEADVLRATGAPTGFAGPRGLKIRIVADHAVRQMSDFVIGANEKDYHFSGANLERDFRVETFADLRQAVGGDDCPRCSGKLESWRGVEVGHVFKLGSRYSESMNATVLDDQGQSRALIMGCYGIGIGRTVAASIEQNYDENGIIWPMPIAPFQVLIAMLNPDDVEIREASENLYAELLALGIDVLLDDRDERPGAKFKDADLIGIPLRVTVGARGLKEGQFELKARAGGEVEMLSIAEAAASLKARVEAAL; from the coding sequence ATGCGTTACAGTCAATATCTGCTCCCGACCCTCAAAGAAAGCCCGGCTGACGCTGAGATTATCAGTCATCAGCTCATGACCCGTGCCGGTATGATCCGCAAGGTTGCGGCCGGGATCTACAGCTATATGCCCTTTGGTCTGCGTGCGATCCGCAAGGTCGAACAGATCGTGCGTGAAGAGATGAACAGCGCTGGTGCCATTGAGTGTTTGATGCCGATGGCCAATCCGGCAGAGCTGTGGCGGGAATCGGGGCGTTGGGAAAAATACGGCAAGGAGTTGCTGCGCTTTAAGGATCGCAAGGAAACCGAGTTCTGCATGGGACCAACCCATGAAGAGGTGATCACCGATATCGTGCGCAATGTCGTCAAGTCGTATCGTCAGCTGCCCCTGAATCTCTATCAGATTCAAACCAAATTTCGGGACGAGATCCGGCCGCGCTTCGGTCTGATGCGCGGCCGCGAATTCATTATGAAGGATGCTTACTCCTTTGATCTCGAAGAGGCCGATGCAGACAAGGCGTACGAGAAGATGTATCAGGCCTATCGTCGCATCTTCAAGCGTTGCGGGCTGAACTTTCGTGCGGTAGAGGCCGATTCAGGTGCGATTGGGGGCTCTTTCAGCCATGAATTCATGGTGCTGGCTGAAGCGGGAGAGGACGGAATTGTTTCTTGCGACAGTTGCGAGTATGCCGCCAATATCGAAAAAGCTGAAATCCGCGTTACGGATAGTCTGGCCGCGGCACCGACTATGGCGCTGGAGAAGGTTTCAACGCCGGGTCAGAAGAGTATCGACGAGGTTGCGGCTTTTTTGAAACTTCCGACAGCTAAGCTGTTGAAGACCTTGATCGTGCAGACCAGCAATGAAGAACTGATCGCGGTATTGCTGCGCGGCGATCACGAACTGAATGAAATCAAGCTGCTCAACCTGTTGGGTGGTGATTGGGTGTTGTTAGCCGAAGAGGCTGATGTGCTCAGGGCGACCGGCGCTCCGACCGGCTTTGCCGGTCCGCGCGGTTTGAAAATCCGCATCGTCGCAGATCATGCTGTGCGTCAGATGAGCGATTTTGTCATCGGCGCAAATGAAAAGGATTACCACTTTAGCGGGGCGAATCTTGAGCGCGATTTCAGGGTCGAGACCTTTGCCGACCTGCGCCAGGCGGTTGGCGGTGATGACTGTCCGCGCTGCAGTGGTAAACTTGAAAGCTGGCGCGGGGTTGAAGTCGGTCATGTTTTTAAGCTCGGCTCGCGCTACTCGGAGTCGATGAATGCGACGGTGCTGGATGATCAAGGTCAGAGCCGGGCGCTGATCATGGGGTGTTACGGGATTGGAATCGGGCGCACGGTGGCCGCCTCCATTGAACAGAATTATGATGAAAACGGCATCATCTGGCCCATGCCTATCGCTCCCTTCCAGGTGCTGATTGCGATGCTGAATCCTGATGATGTTGAGATCCGAGAGGCCTCAGAAAATCTTTATGCCGAGCTGCTCGCCCTGGGGATCGACGTGTTACTCGATGATCGTGATGAGCGTCCCGGCGCCAAATTTAAGGACGCTGATTTGATCGGCATTCCGCTCAGGGTGACTGTTGGCGCACGTGGGTTGAAAGAGGGGCAGTTTGAACTTAAGGCCCGTGCCGGCGGAGAGGTTGAAATGCTGTCCATCGCCGAGGCTGCTGCCAGTTTGAAGGCCAGGGTTGAGGCTGCCCTCTGA
- a CDS encoding DUF3187 family protein, translated as MRYRLFVLISLILVSAPVMAAGFEMQPLTTRNLSPVALGFGIPALGPARVLASGAGRVETTVDLISNFTEKASAGESLRFDGETYRAALSVDYGVGSNLEFGAELPLISNQGGFLDDFIEGWHNAFGLPQGGRNHAPTGRLDYSYTRPESGFALQSDQSGIGDLSLRAAWQCWQDTEKLRSVALRTSLKLPTGRARDLTGSGSTDLALWLSGEQRFKAATGPLTLYGGGGALFTTDGDLLPDQRRNLAGLVNLGVAWQPWAQLGLQLQFDGHTPLFKESQFPELNKFAGQLAIGGSLALADKTALELAVIEDVLVNTAPDVVFHLALIHQF; from the coding sequence ATGCGGTATAGATTATTTGTCCTCATCTCATTGATCCTTGTCAGTGCTCCGGTTATGGCCGCGGGGTTTGAAATGCAACCCTTGACCACGCGGAATCTTTCTCCCGTGGCGCTCGGTTTTGGTATCCCCGCCCTTGGTCCGGCCCGGGTGCTGGCATCTGGCGCAGGTCGGGTTGAGACGACTGTTGATCTGATCAGTAACTTTACCGAAAAAGCGTCTGCTGGAGAGAGTCTGCGTTTCGATGGTGAGACCTACCGGGCTGCGCTCTCTGTTGATTACGGCGTCGGGTCTAACCTGGAGTTTGGGGCAGAATTGCCCTTGATCAGCAATCAGGGCGGGTTTCTCGATGACTTCATCGAAGGCTGGCATAATGCCTTTGGCTTGCCCCAGGGAGGTCGGAATCATGCCCCAACTGGCCGGCTAGACTACAGTTATACCCGACCGGAGAGCGGCTTCGCGCTGCAGTCCGATCAGTCGGGAATCGGCGATCTCTCGTTGCGCGCCGCCTGGCAGTGCTGGCAGGATACGGAAAAACTACGTTCTGTCGCGCTGCGGACCAGCTTGAAGCTGCCGACCGGCCGTGCGCGCGATCTCACCGGGAGCGGGAGCACTGATCTGGCTCTCTGGTTGAGTGGCGAACAACGCTTTAAAGCTGCAACCGGACCTTTGACTCTTTATGGCGGTGGTGGTGCTTTGTTCACGACTGATGGCGATCTGCTCCCCGATCAGCGCCGCAATCTGGCGGGCCTGGTCAATCTTGGTGTCGCCTGGCAACCCTGGGCTCAGCTCGGTCTGCAGCTTCAGTTCGACGGGCATACCCCTCTCTTTAAGGAGAGCCAGTTTCCTGAATTGAACAAGTTTGCCGGACAGTTGGCGATCGGCGGCAGTTTGGCGCTTGCAGATAAAACGGCGCTCGAGCTGGCCGTGATCGAGGATGTCCTGGTGAATACGGCCCCCGATGTTGTGTTTCATCTCGCCCTGATACACCAATTTTAA
- the ispG gene encoding flavodoxin-dependent (E)-4-hydroxy-3-methylbut-2-enyl-diphosphate synthase — MAVKTRQIKLGPLAIGGGAPIAVQSMCNTDTRDTTATLEQISRLAEVGCEIVRCAVPDMAAAENLGSLVKDCPMPLVADIHFDYLLALTAVEQGVAGLRLNPGNIGERWKIAEVVKACAERQVPIRIGVNGGSLEKELLEKYGHPSAEAMVESALGHIRILEELNYQEIKVSLKASNIQRTVEAYRLLAGQVDYPLHIGITEAGTTWSGTIKSAVGLGTLLYGGLGDTLRVSLTGDPVEEVRVGFEILKSLSLRQRGPIFISCPTCGRCQVNLIQVAEEVERRLHDLPVPLTIAVMGCVVNGPGEAKEADLGIAGGKGQGLLFRNGEVVRKVPEAQLADALVEEAQALAAERRQENA; from the coding sequence GTGGCAGTAAAAACCAGACAGATTAAACTTGGACCGCTTGCCATCGGGGGAGGGGCACCCATCGCCGTGCAGTCGATGTGTAACACCGATACGCGAGATACGACCGCGACCCTGGAGCAGATCTCACGCCTGGCTGAGGTCGGTTGCGAAATCGTGCGCTGCGCGGTGCCCGATATGGCCGCCGCCGAAAATCTGGGCTCGCTCGTCAAGGACTGCCCGATGCCGCTGGTGGCGGACATCCACTTTGATTATCTGCTGGCTCTGACCGCCGTGGAGCAGGGGGTGGCTGGCCTGCGTTTGAACCCGGGGAATATCGGTGAGCGCTGGAAGATTGCCGAGGTGGTCAAGGCCTGTGCCGAGCGTCAGGTGCCGATCCGCATTGGGGTCAACGGCGGTTCTTTAGAAAAGGAACTGCTTGAGAAATATGGCCATCCCAGCGCCGAAGCGATGGTTGAGAGTGCGCTGGGGCATATCCGAATTCTCGAAGAACTTAACTATCAGGAGATCAAGGTCAGTCTCAAGGCCTCGAATATTCAGCGCACGGTTGAAGCTTATCGCTTACTGGCCGGTCAGGTTGATTATCCGTTGCATATCGGGATTACCGAAGCTGGCACGACCTGGAGCGGCACGATCAAGAGCGCAGTAGGTCTGGGGACCTTGTTGTATGGAGGGCTGGGGGACACGCTGCGCGTCTCGTTGACCGGAGATCCGGTTGAGGAGGTGCGGGTCGGATTTGAAATTCTTAAAAGCCTTAGCTTGCGCCAGCGGGGGCCGATTTTTATCAGTTGTCCGACCTGTGGCCGTTGTCAGGTGAATCTGATTCAAGTCGCTGAAGAGGTTGAACGGCGTCTGCATGATCTGCCGGTCCCGTTGACCATCGCCGTAATGGGCTGCGTGGTCAACGGGCCCGGTGAGGCCAAGGAAGCTGATCTGGGGATCGCCGGGGGCAAGGGGCAGGGCCTCCTGTTCCGAAATGGCGAAGTCGTGCGCAAGGTCCCTGAAGCACAACTGGCGGATGCGCTGGTTGAAGAGGCGCAGGCGCTGGCCGCCGAGCGGAGGCAGGAGAATGCATAA
- the rlmD gene encoding 23S rRNA (uracil(1939)-C(5))-methyltransferase RlmD, whose amino-acid sequence MKRPRAPKEAREILKISIDSLDADGVGQGRYQGQPVSVPGAFPEEIVLAAVEHRGQNRIAAHLSKVLRRNPQRRAAEPCSCAADCLGCPLINMSDRGQLEFKRQRIITALGENGLAEVPVEPTLAAEPTLQYRTSCKLVVARERNAVKIGLYRRGSHQVVGIEDCPLHHPLINRIVKVVSEEITRQKIPVYNPNHQRGLLRYLLIRISPQSGKAMVTFVSREQDLRFLPKLGKWLQHKVPEVIAVHQNINSSTGNVVIGGDTLKLHGQPDLFDRVGNIRLRISPTSFFQVNHQQAARVYQMIREWANLNGNQSALDLYCGVGGISLHLAQDAGQVFGIEVAEDAVRNARANAELNELRNCVFRAGDATEQLQILADELPKLALACLNPPRKGCDQEVLMAMGELAPQQIIYMSCEPESLARDLALLTTLGYKITRVQPVDMFPQTAHVETLVHLQRITA is encoded by the coding sequence GTGAAAAGACCTAGAGCGCCTAAAGAGGCCCGCGAAATACTCAAAATCAGCATCGATTCACTGGATGCCGATGGTGTCGGCCAAGGCCGATATCAAGGTCAGCCGGTGAGCGTACCTGGTGCCTTCCCCGAGGAGATCGTACTGGCTGCCGTCGAGCATCGCGGACAGAATCGCATTGCCGCTCATTTGTCAAAAGTTCTGCGCCGCAATCCGCAACGCCGAGCCGCAGAGCCCTGCAGTTGCGCAGCAGACTGCTTGGGCTGCCCACTGATCAATATGAGCGATAGGGGACAGCTCGAGTTCAAACGCCAACGGATTATAACCGCTCTTGGCGAAAACGGTCTGGCAGAGGTTCCGGTCGAGCCGACTCTGGCCGCGGAACCGACCCTGCAATATCGCACCAGCTGCAAGCTGGTCGTGGCCCGCGAACGCAACGCCGTTAAAATCGGCCTCTACCGACGCGGCAGCCATCAGGTCGTCGGGATTGAGGATTGTCCGCTGCATCACCCGCTGATCAACCGGATTGTGAAGGTGGTGTCGGAGGAGATCACGCGCCAGAAGATCCCGGTCTATAACCCGAATCATCAACGCGGGCTGTTACGTTACCTGCTGATTCGAATCTCACCCCAGAGCGGCAAGGCGATGGTCACCTTTGTCAGCCGCGAACAGGATCTGCGCTTTCTCCCGAAGCTGGGGAAATGGTTACAGCACAAGGTCCCCGAGGTTATAGCGGTGCATCAAAATATCAACAGCTCAACCGGCAACGTGGTGATCGGCGGCGACACGCTCAAGCTGCACGGACAGCCCGACCTGTTTGACCGGGTGGGGAACATCCGATTGCGCATCAGCCCGACTTCGTTCTTTCAGGTCAACCATCAACAGGCGGCCCGGGTTTATCAGATGATCCGCGAATGGGCCAACCTGAACGGCAATCAGTCGGCTCTGGATCTCTACTGCGGGGTCGGCGGCATCAGTCTGCATTTGGCGCAGGACGCCGGTCAGGTGTTCGGGATTGAAGTGGCTGAAGATGCGGTCCGCAACGCCCGCGCCAACGCGGAATTGAACGAACTGAGGAATTGTGTGTTTCGCGCCGGGGATGCTACAGAACAACTCCAGATTCTCGCGGATGAGCTTCCGAAGCTCGCCCTGGCCTGCCTGAACCCTCCGCGCAAGGGCTGCGATCAGGAGGTCTTAATGGCGATGGGGGAACTCGCGCCGCAACAGATCATCTATATGTCCTGCGAACCAGAGAGCTTGGCGCGGGATCTGGCGCTGCTGACAACCCTCGGCTATAAAATCACCAGGGTGCAACCGGTCGACATGTTTCCGCAGACGGCCCACGTTGAAACCCTGGTTCACCTGCAACGGATCACAGCTTAA
- the yedF gene encoding sulfurtransferase-like selenium metabolism protein YedF: MKKIDCRNWQCPQPVIEVRKAMLADPRQSLEVLLADDAARQNITRLAATSGYSIKEKTNTEFTILTLSPGEMVRETGGRPQASGRTLLVCASNKMGEGDEELGRLLLKNFLITLLETSEIPHSIYLVNSGVKLACAEAETVEILNKLACRGIDIASCGLCLEFYKLKESLQVGRITNMLEIAEAQLSAGLIIRP; encoded by the coding sequence ATGAAAAAAATTGACTGCCGCAACTGGCAATGTCCGCAACCGGTCATTGAAGTCCGCAAGGCGATGCTCGCGGACCCGCGGCAATCCCTCGAGGTGCTGCTGGCCGATGACGCCGCCCGGCAAAATATCACCCGCCTGGCTGCGACCAGCGGCTACAGCATCAAAGAGAAGACCAACACCGAGTTCACTATATTGACCCTCTCGCCCGGAGAAATGGTGCGGGAAACAGGCGGCAGGCCACAAGCCAGCGGCCGCACCCTGCTGGTGTGCGCCAGTAATAAAATGGGCGAGGGAGACGAGGAGCTCGGCCGCTTGCTGCTGAAAAACTTTCTCATCACCCTGCTCGAGACCAGTGAAATTCCACACAGCATTTACCTGGTTAACTCTGGCGTCAAACTCGCCTGTGCCGAAGCAGAAACGGTAGAAATCTTGAACAAACTCGCCTGTCGCGGGATTGATATCGCATCCTGTGGACTCTGCCTCGAATTCTACAAACTAAAAGAGAGCTTGCAGGTCGGGCGAATCACCAATATGCTGGAGATCGCCGAAGCGCAACTGAGCGCGGGGCTGATCATTCGTCCTTGA